A stretch of Lysobacter sp. K5869 DNA encodes these proteins:
- a CDS encoding MBL fold metallo-hydrolase: MKLWSILGNSQKLDGGAMFGNAPRAMWAKWAPPDEQNRIALACRALLAAPLAGKTVLFETGIGAFFEPKLRERYGVVEERHVLIDSLAQAGFQPEDIDVVVLSHLHFDHAGGLLAPWAEGEAPRLLFPNAHYLVGREHYERARHPHPRDRASFIPELPALLEATGRLELVEGEYSQLLGGSVRFHYSDGHTPGLMLAEIVGPETVDGQAHGGVVFCADLIPGRPWVHVPITMGYDRNAELLIDEKRAFLSDKLERNVHLFFTHDPQCALAQVVRDDKGKFGTAHEVAELQARALAA; this comes from the coding sequence ATGAAACTCTGGTCGATCCTGGGCAATTCGCAGAAACTCGACGGCGGGGCGATGTTCGGCAACGCGCCGCGCGCGATGTGGGCCAAATGGGCGCCGCCGGACGAGCAAAACCGCATCGCGCTGGCCTGCCGCGCGCTGTTGGCCGCGCCGTTGGCGGGCAAGACGGTGTTGTTCGAGACCGGCATCGGCGCGTTCTTCGAGCCCAAGCTGCGCGAGCGCTACGGCGTGGTCGAAGAGCGCCACGTGCTGATCGATTCGTTGGCGCAGGCCGGCTTCCAACCGGAAGACATCGACGTCGTGGTGCTCTCGCATCTGCACTTCGATCACGCCGGCGGCCTGCTGGCGCCGTGGGCCGAGGGCGAGGCGCCGCGGCTGCTGTTCCCGAACGCGCATTACCTGGTCGGGCGCGAGCACTACGAGCGCGCGCGCCATCCGCATCCGCGCGACCGCGCCAGCTTCATACCCGAATTGCCGGCCTTGCTGGAAGCCACCGGCCGCCTGGAGCTGGTCGAAGGCGAATACTCCCAACTGCTCGGCGGCAGCGTGCGTTTCCACTACAGCGACGGCCACACGCCGGGGCTGATGCTGGCCGAGATCGTCGGCCCGGAAACCGTCGACGGACAAGCGCACGGCGGCGTGGTGTTCTGCGCCGACCTGATCCCGGGCCGGCCGTGGGTGCACGTGCCGATCACCATGGGCTACGACCGCAACGCCGAATTGCTGATCGACGAGAAGCGCGCCTTCCTCAGCGACAAGCTCGAACGCAACGTGCATCTGTTCTTCACCCACGACCCGCAGTGCGCGTTGGCGCAGGTGGTGCGCGACGACAAGGGCAAGTTCGGCACCGCGCACGAGGTCGCCGAACTGCAGGCCAGGGCGCTGGCGGCATGA
- a CDS encoding TMEM43 family protein, producing the protein MKPIAAARALFALALAAMLGVAAPAAAQDEDSGEPVGEPVAGTSLRDRDFGVLTRQFGLDRRVEMYQWRRAADPSAGQGGYERIWNSAPIDSTHFAPGHVNPTRLPLENRRWWSDSATLDGRALDSEVLRALGEWKVFRPNFSRLPSNLAATFQPEGDGLGSSENPLAPQIGDLRVTWRELRLPALEGKLELRDAAWRLKPEAAAAALNAAPPRSNATVLGERPRDERWSWGWLVAGVALAAALLLWLRGRRRRAARVDSAS; encoded by the coding sequence ATGAAGCCCATCGCCGCGGCGCGCGCGTTGTTCGCACTCGCGCTGGCGGCGATGTTGGGCGTGGCCGCGCCGGCGGCGGCGCAGGACGAGGACAGCGGCGAACCGGTCGGCGAACCGGTCGCGGGCACGAGCCTGCGCGACCGCGATTTCGGCGTGCTCACCCGCCAGTTCGGCCTGGACCGGCGGGTCGAGATGTACCAATGGCGCCGCGCCGCCGATCCGTCCGCGGGGCAGGGCGGTTACGAGCGCATCTGGAATTCAGCGCCGATCGACTCGACCCACTTCGCGCCCGGCCACGTCAATCCGACCCGCCTGCCGCTGGAGAACCGGCGCTGGTGGTCGGATTCGGCGACGCTCGACGGCCGCGCGCTCGACAGCGAAGTGCTGCGCGCGCTCGGCGAATGGAAAGTGTTCCGGCCCAACTTCAGCCGGTTGCCGTCGAATCTGGCGGCGACGTTCCAGCCCGAGGGCGACGGCCTGGGCAGCTCGGAAAACCCGCTCGCGCCGCAGATCGGCGACCTGCGCGTGACCTGGCGCGAACTGCGTTTGCCGGCGTTGGAAGGCAAGCTGGAACTGCGCGACGCTGCGTGGCGGCTCAAGCCCGAGGCGGCCGCGGCGGCGCTGAATGCCGCACCGCCGCGTTCGAATGCGACGGTGTTGGGCGAGCGGCCGCGCGACGAGCGTTGGTCGTGGGGTTGGTTGGTCGCGGGCGTGGCTTTGGCAGCGGCGTTGTTGCTGTGGCTGCGCGGCCGGCGGCGGCGTGCGGCGCGGGTGGACTCGGCGTCGTAG
- the upp gene encoding uracil phosphoribosyltransferase, with amino-acid sequence MKIVEVRHPLVQHKLGLMRRADNSTKSFRELASEVATLLTYEATADLETEEAVVDGWAGPVVTRKIKGAKVTLVPILRAGLGMLPGVLELIPAAKVGVVGLQRDEDTLQPVGYYEKLSGRMDERTALILDPMLATGGSLIATVDLLKNAGCKRIKGLFLVAAPEGLKALEAKHPDVEVFTASVDERLNEVGYILPGLGDAGDKIFGTKHYT; translated from the coding sequence ATGAAAATCGTCGAAGTCCGCCACCCCTTGGTCCAACACAAGCTCGGCCTGATGCGCCGCGCCGACAACAGCACCAAGTCGTTCCGCGAACTGGCCTCGGAAGTGGCCACCCTGCTCACCTACGAAGCCACCGCGGACCTGGAAACCGAGGAAGCCGTGGTCGACGGCTGGGCCGGCCCGGTGGTCACCCGCAAGATCAAGGGCGCCAAGGTCACCCTGGTGCCGATCCTGCGCGCCGGCCTGGGCATGCTGCCGGGCGTGCTGGAGCTGATTCCCGCAGCCAAGGTCGGCGTGGTCGGCCTGCAGCGCGACGAGGACACCCTGCAGCCGGTCGGCTACTACGAGAAGCTCAGCGGCCGCATGGACGAGCGCACCGCGCTGATCCTCGACCCGATGCTGGCCACCGGCGGCAGCCTGATCGCCACCGTCGACCTGCTCAAGAACGCCGGCTGCAAGCGCATCAAGGGCCTGTTCCTGGTCGCCGCGCCGGAAGGTTTGAAGGCGCTGGAAGCCAAGCACCCGGACGTGGAAGTGTTCACCGCCTCGGTCGACGAGCGGCTCAACGAAGTCGGCTACATCCTGCCGGGCTTGGGCGATGCGGGCGACAAGATTTTCGGGACCAAGCACTACACCTGA
- a CDS encoding aminotransferase class III-fold pyridoxal phosphate-dependent enzyme, producing the protein MTHLLAQLAPLRAHAGKRRTVGLDDETVARFAVTHPELGEAIAAAAAEYALIRDLHADLLDLDEDAQIQAIQAGYVNFYPDDGVNPYVALTARGPWVVTLKGAVLHDSGGYGMLGFGHTPSAVIAAMAKPQVMANIMTPSLSQLRFERALRGAIGVERGGCPYERFFCLNSGSESVSLAARIADVNSKLMTDAGARHAGRAIKRLVIKGSFHGRTERPALYSDSSRKAYTQHLASFRGEDSVIAIEPYDAQALKQAFADADAKGWFIEAMFLEPVMGEGDPGRGVPASFYALARELTRDHGSLLLVDSIQAGLRAHGVLSIVDYPGFEGLDAPDMETYSKALNAGQYPLSVLAVGERAASLYRKGLYGNTMTSNPRALDVAVAVLEQVTPQLRANIRARGAEAIEKLEKLKHELGGLITKVQGTGLLFSCELAPQFKCFGAGSTEEWLRERGIGVIHGGANSLRFTPNFTIGSDELELLVSMVGRALREGPRAQQAAAA; encoded by the coding sequence ATGACCCACCTGCTCGCCCAACTCGCGCCGCTGCGCGCCCACGCCGGCAAACGCCGCACCGTCGGCCTGGACGACGAGACCGTCGCCCGCTTCGCCGTCACCCATCCGGAACTGGGCGAGGCCATCGCCGCCGCCGCCGCCGAATACGCGCTGATCCGCGACCTCCACGCCGACCTGCTCGACCTCGACGAGGACGCGCAGATCCAGGCCATCCAGGCCGGCTACGTCAATTTCTACCCCGACGACGGCGTCAACCCGTACGTCGCCCTGACCGCGCGCGGCCCCTGGGTCGTCACCCTCAAGGGCGCGGTCCTGCACGACTCCGGCGGCTACGGCATGCTCGGTTTCGGCCACACCCCCTCGGCGGTGATCGCCGCGATGGCCAAGCCGCAGGTGATGGCCAACATCATGACCCCGTCGCTGTCGCAGCTGCGCTTCGAGCGCGCCCTGCGCGGGGCCATCGGCGTGGAACGCGGCGGCTGCCCGTACGAGCGCTTCTTCTGCCTCAACTCGGGTTCCGAATCGGTCTCGCTGGCCGCGCGCATCGCCGACGTCAACAGCAAGCTGATGACCGACGCCGGCGCCCGCCACGCCGGCCGCGCGATCAAGCGCCTGGTCATCAAGGGCAGCTTCCACGGCCGCACCGAGCGCCCGGCGCTGTACTCGGATTCCTCGCGCAAGGCCTACACCCAGCACCTGGCCAGCTTCCGCGGCGAGGACTCGGTGATCGCGATCGAGCCCTACGACGCGCAAGCGCTGAAGCAGGCCTTCGCCGACGCCGACGCCAAGGGCTGGTTCATCGAAGCGATGTTCCTGGAACCGGTGATGGGCGAAGGCGACCCGGGCCGCGGCGTGCCGGCGTCGTTCTACGCCCTGGCGCGCGAACTCACCCGCGACCACGGCTCGCTGCTGCTGGTCGATTCGATCCAGGCCGGCCTGCGCGCCCACGGCGTGCTGTCCATCGTCGATTATCCGGGCTTCGAAGGCCTGGACGCGCCGGACATGGAGACCTACTCCAAGGCGCTCAACGCCGGCCAGTACCCGCTGTCGGTGCTCGCCGTCGGCGAACGCGCGGCCTCGCTGTACCGCAAGGGCTTGTACGGCAACACCATGACCAGCAACCCGCGCGCGCTCGATGTCGCCGTCGCCGTGCTCGAACAGGTCACCCCGCAGCTGCGCGCCAACATCCGCGCGCGCGGCGCCGAGGCGATCGAGAAGCTGGAGAAGCTCAAGCACGAACTCGGCGGCCTGATCACCAAGGTCCAAGGCACCGGCCTGCTGTTCTCCTGCGAACTGGCTCCGCAGTTCAAGTGCTTCGGCGCCGGCTCCACCGAGGAATGGCTGCGCGAGCGCGGCATCGGCGTGATCCACGGCGGCGCCAACTCGCTGCGCTTCACCCCGAACTTCACCATCGGCAGCGACGAGTTGGAACTGCTGGTGTCGATGGTCGGCCGCGCGCTGCGCGAAGGGCCGCGGGCGCAGCAGGCGGCGGCGGCCTAA
- a CDS encoding sensor histidine kinase yields the protein MRTPGPPLDAHDNLLGWHLASLLYLSFVFIPVFNFPAPWWILAMAVASVLVFLPLYWAFYRGGATLRLWLVLAVAGLGFVTVPFGIGGGTYLIFSAGMIASFLPLWRGLSLTVALFALFAAESIATLPAQGAPVFSVLIQSLVGAIVFTGVLAARSRERRNAELRLTQEEVRRLASLAERERIGRDLHDLLGHTLSVVVLKSQLAARLIEHDKCAAQDQISEVERVAREALTQVREAVAGIRANGLQAELAAARLALLGGEISLDHRLDPVDLPMAVETALALALRESVTNVLRHARARRVEVELTQDARGSIALRIVDDGRGGVSAEGHGLTGMRERLRSVGGVLEIESPPGAGTRLSLLVSREALSAARRLPASAAPTGSVRQPALLERGTA from the coding sequence ATGCGCACGCCCGGCCCACCGCTCGACGCCCACGACAACTTGCTGGGTTGGCATCTGGCCTCGCTGCTGTACCTGAGTTTCGTGTTCATCCCGGTGTTCAACTTCCCGGCGCCGTGGTGGATCCTGGCCATGGCGGTGGCTTCGGTGCTGGTGTTCCTGCCGCTGTACTGGGCGTTCTATCGCGGCGGCGCGACCTTGCGGCTGTGGCTGGTGCTGGCGGTGGCGGGGCTGGGCTTCGTCACCGTGCCGTTCGGGATCGGCGGCGGCACCTATCTGATTTTCTCCGCCGGCATGATCGCCAGCTTCCTGCCGCTGTGGCGCGGGCTGAGCCTGACCGTGGCGCTGTTCGCGCTGTTCGCGGCCGAATCCATCGCCACCTTGCCGGCGCAGGGCGCGCCGGTGTTCAGCGTGCTGATCCAGTCGCTGGTCGGCGCGATCGTGTTCACCGGCGTGCTCGCCGCGCGCTCGCGCGAGCGCCGCAACGCCGAGCTGCGTTTGACCCAGGAAGAAGTGCGGCGCTTGGCCAGCCTGGCCGAGCGCGAGCGCATCGGCCGCGACCTGCACGATTTGCTCGGCCACACCTTGTCGGTGGTGGTGCTCAAGTCGCAACTGGCGGCGCGTTTGATCGAACACGACAAGTGCGCGGCGCAAGACCAGATCAGCGAAGTCGAGCGGGTCGCGCGCGAAGCGCTGACCCAGGTGCGCGAAGCCGTCGCCGGCATCCGCGCCAACGGCTTGCAGGCCGAACTGGCGGCGGCGCGGCTGGCGCTGCTCGGCGGCGAGATCAGCCTCGACCACCGGCTCGACCCGGTGGACCTGCCGATGGCGGTGGAAACCGCGCTGGCGCTGGCGCTGCGCGAATCGGTCACCAACGTGCTGCGGCATGCGCGCGCGCGCCGGGTCGAGGTGGAGCTGACCCAGGACGCGCGCGGCAGCATCGCCCTGCGCATCGTCGACGACGGCCGCGGCGGCGTGTCCGCCGAGGGCCACGGCCTGACCGGCATGCGCGAACGCCTGCGCTCGGTCGGCGGCGTGCTGGAAATCGAAAGTCCTCCCGGCGCGGGCACGCGCTTGAGCCTGCTGGTGTCGCGCGAGGCGCTCAGCGCCGCGCGCCGCCTGCCGGCTTCCGCCGCTCCGACCGGGTCCGTGCGCCAGCCGGCGCTGCTCGAACGAGGTACCGCATGA
- a CDS encoding response regulator transcription factor produces the protein MIRLLLAEDQALVRGALAALLNLEPDIEVVAEAGDGAQAWEAVKRVQPDVVVTDIEMPGMTGIDLAMRVRDSGMPTRVVIVTTFGRAGYLRRAMDAGVRGYLLKDAPAGQLAEALRQVHRGGRAIDPQLAVAAWSDEDPLTERERQVLRLAGEGLSTAEIGERLHLSQGTVRNYLSEAIGKLDSSNRIEAYRRARQNGWL, from the coding sequence ATGATCCGTTTGCTGCTTGCCGAAGACCAAGCCTTGGTGCGCGGCGCCCTGGCCGCGTTGTTGAACCTGGAACCCGACATCGAGGTGGTCGCCGAAGCCGGCGACGGCGCCCAAGCCTGGGAGGCGGTCAAGCGGGTGCAACCGGACGTGGTGGTCACCGACATCGAGATGCCGGGCATGACCGGCATCGATCTGGCGATGCGGGTGCGCGATTCGGGCATGCCGACGCGGGTGGTGATCGTCACCACCTTCGGCCGCGCCGGCTACCTGCGCCGGGCGATGGACGCCGGCGTGCGCGGCTACCTGCTCAAGGACGCGCCGGCCGGGCAGTTGGCCGAAGCGCTGCGGCAGGTGCACCGCGGCGGCCGCGCCATCGACCCGCAGCTGGCGGTGGCGGCGTGGAGCGACGAGGACCCGTTGACCGAGCGCGAGCGGCAGGTGCTGCGGCTGGCCGGCGAGGGGCTGTCGACCGCGGAGATCGGCGAGCGGCTGCACCTGAGCCAAGGCACGGTGCGCAACTATTTGTCCGAAGCGATCGGCAAGCTCGACAGCAGCAACCGGATCGAGGCGTACCGCCGGGCCCGCCAGAACGGCTGGCTGTAA
- the queA gene encoding tRNA preQ1(34) S-adenosylmethionine ribosyltransferase-isomerase QueA: MKKSDFHYDLPPELIAQAPLAERSASRLLLVPPAPAALEDRTFRDLPQLLQPGDLLVFNDTRVIPARLFGNKSTGGRVEILIERLLGSNEARAQLGVSKSPKEGARIALDAGGEAEVLGRDGEFYRLRFHVPESLEQWLLHAGRLPLPPYIQREPGQDDAERYQTVFAREVGAVAAPTAGLHFDETLLQALRERGVQFGQVTLHVGAGTFQPVRADDLSQHVMHSEWLNVGAGLVEQIRRTRAAGGRVVAVGTTVVRALESATHQGGGELQPFAGETRLFILPGYRIRSVDAMVTNFHLPESTLLMMVSAFAGKGRVFEAYAHAIAQRYRFFSYGDAMLLSPSDAE; encoded by the coding sequence TTGAAAAAATCCGACTTCCATTACGACCTCCCGCCCGAGCTGATCGCCCAGGCGCCGCTGGCCGAACGTTCGGCCAGCCGGCTGTTGTTGGTGCCGCCGGCGCCGGCCGCGCTCGAGGACCGCACCTTCCGCGATCTGCCGCAGTTGCTGCAGCCGGGCGATTTGTTGGTGTTCAACGACACCCGGGTGATCCCGGCGCGGCTGTTCGGCAACAAGAGCACCGGCGGGCGGGTCGAGATCCTGATCGAGCGCCTGCTCGGTTCCAACGAAGCGCGCGCGCAGCTCGGCGTGAGCAAGTCGCCGAAGGAGGGCGCGCGCATCGCCCTGGACGCCGGCGGCGAGGCCGAGGTGCTCGGCCGCGACGGCGAGTTCTACCGCCTGCGCTTCCACGTGCCCGAATCGCTGGAGCAGTGGCTGCTGCACGCCGGCCGCCTGCCGCTGCCGCCGTACATCCAGCGCGAGCCGGGCCAGGACGATGCCGAGCGCTACCAGACCGTGTTCGCGCGCGAAGTCGGCGCGGTGGCCGCGCCGACCGCCGGCCTGCATTTCGACGAGACCTTGCTGCAAGCGCTGCGCGAGCGCGGCGTGCAGTTCGGCCAGGTGACCCTGCACGTCGGCGCCGGCACCTTCCAGCCGGTGCGCGCGGACGACTTGTCCCAGCACGTGATGCACAGCGAATGGCTCAACGTCGGCGCCGGGCTGGTCGAGCAGATCCGCCGCACCCGCGCCGCCGGCGGCCGTGTGGTCGCGGTCGGCACGACCGTGGTGCGCGCGCTGGAAAGCGCGACCCATCAGGGCGGCGGCGAATTGCAGCCGTTCGCCGGCGAGACCCGCTTGTTCATCCTGCCGGGCTACCGCATCCGCTCGGTCGATGCGATGGTCACCAACTTCCATCTGCCGGAAAGCACCTTGCTGATGATGGTGTCGGCCTTCGCCGGCAAGGGCCGGGTGTTCGAGGCCTATGCGCATGCGATCGCGCAGCGGTATCGGTTCTTTTCGTACGGCGATGCGATGTTGTTGTCGCCGAGCGACGCCGAGTAG
- the tgt gene encoding tRNA guanosine(34) transglycosylase Tgt, with the protein MSRMSFQLLGQDGAARRGRLTFPRGTVETPAFMPVGTYGSVKGIMPEHVRDLGAQIILGNTFHLYLRPGLDVIGDHGGLHGFSRWSGPILTDSGGFQVFSLAHRRKITEQGVTFASPVDGSKVFLGPEESMNIQRVLDSDIVMIFDECTPYPATEEVARKSMELSLRWAERSKKAHEGNDAALFGIVQGGVHHELRTRSAEALKALEFDGYAIGGLAVGEPEAERNEMLEHTCPQLPQDRPRYLMGVGRPEDLVESVARGVDMFDCVMPTRNARNGHYFTAQGTVRVRNAKYERDLRPIEEGCDCYACANGFSRAYLRHLDRCNEMLGPMLGTLHNLRYYQRLMAQMRAAIEQGTFAAFRESFYAARS; encoded by the coding sequence ATGAGCCGCATGTCCTTCCAACTCCTCGGCCAAGACGGCGCCGCGCGCCGCGGCCGTCTGACCTTCCCGCGCGGCACGGTCGAAACCCCCGCGTTCATGCCGGTCGGCACCTACGGCTCGGTCAAGGGCATCATGCCCGAGCACGTGCGCGACCTCGGCGCGCAGATCATCCTCGGCAACACCTTCCACCTGTATCTGCGTCCGGGCCTGGACGTGATCGGCGATCACGGCGGCCTGCACGGGTTCTCGCGCTGGAGTGGCCCGATCCTGACCGACTCCGGCGGTTTCCAGGTGTTCTCGCTCGCGCACCGGCGCAAGATCACCGAGCAGGGCGTGACCTTCGCCTCGCCGGTGGACGGCAGCAAGGTGTTCCTCGGCCCGGAGGAGAGCATGAACATCCAGCGCGTGCTGGATTCGGACATCGTGATGATCTTCGACGAATGCACGCCGTACCCGGCCACCGAGGAGGTCGCGCGCAAGTCGATGGAACTGAGCCTGCGCTGGGCCGAGCGTTCCAAGAAGGCCCACGAGGGCAACGACGCGGCGCTGTTCGGCATCGTCCAGGGCGGCGTCCACCACGAGTTGCGCACGCGTTCGGCCGAAGCGCTCAAGGCGCTGGAGTTCGACGGCTACGCCATCGGCGGCCTCGCGGTCGGCGAGCCGGAGGCCGAGCGCAACGAAATGCTCGAACACACCTGCCCGCAGTTGCCGCAGGACCGCCCGCGTTACCTGATGGGCGTGGGCCGGCCGGAGGATCTGGTCGAATCGGTCGCGCGCGGCGTCGACATGTTCGATTGCGTGATGCCGACCCGCAACGCGCGCAACGGCCATTACTTCACCGCGCAGGGCACGGTGCGGGTGCGCAACGCCAAGTACGAGCGCGATCTGCGCCCGATCGAGGAAGGCTGCGACTGCTACGCCTGCGCCAACGGCTTCAGCCGCGCCTACCTGCGCCATCTGGACCGCTGCAACGAAATGCTCGGGCCGATGCTGGGCACCCTGCACAACCTGCGCTACTACCAGCGGCTGATGGCGCAGATGCGCGCGGCGATCGAGCAGGGAACCTTTGCCGCCTTCCGCGAGTCCTTCTACGCCGCGCGCAGCTGA
- the yajC gene encoding preprotein translocase subunit YajC, which produces MNLIDLLIAPAYAQGAAPQSGGGLTTLVLPLILIAVMYFLIFRPQMKRAKEHRGMLEKLSKGDEVLTNGGIAGTVTNIGENFITVEIAPNVSVRIQRGAISNVLPKGTLKSA; this is translated from the coding sequence ATGAACCTGATCGACCTCCTGATCGCTCCCGCCTATGCCCAGGGCGCGGCTCCGCAAAGCGGCGGCGGCCTGACCACGCTGGTCCTGCCGCTGATCCTGATCGCGGTGATGTACTTCCTGATCTTCCGCCCGCAGATGAAGCGCGCCAAGGAACACCGCGGCATGCTGGAAAAGCTGTCCAAGGGCGACGAAGTGCTGACCAACGGCGGCATCGCCGGCACCGTCACCAACATCGGCGAGAACTTCATCACCGTCGAAATCGCGCCGAACGTGAGCGTCCGCATCCAGCGCGGCGCCATTTCCAACGTGCTGCCCAAGGGCACCTTGAAGTCGGCCTGA
- the secD gene encoding protein translocase subunit SecD: MLTFARWKYFAIVAVLILSVIYALPNAYPQDPSVQVSAAKAGTTAIDAPLAKRIEGILAEAKIPSKSIKVEEQGNLLVRLADTEQQTRAADLLRPRLGSDYVVALSLAPTAPKWLESLAAKPMPRGLDLQGGVHFVMQVDQNAALDKRLDAYVEDIRSTLRDAGVPYTSVVRRGNEALVATLGVNADKAKAQQRLRASFPNLGLSLDGQTVTLDVPQSELNRISLEAIEQNLNTLRNRINAFGVAEPVIQRQGTDRIVIQLPGLQDTAEAKRQIGATATLEFRAVVGDEAAAAAAVRDRSVPPDARVYYTENKVPLLLSKRLLVSGDQLVNAQPMTDPQTGRQGVSINLNSVGGQRMLDHTLENVGKRLGIVYVEQIPTTSIVDGKEVQSIRTDERVINSATIQGVFGKSFQTTGLSAEESKSLANQLKSGALAAPMVFVEERVVGPSLGAENVKRGTTAVLYSFVFALTFFLIYYRMFGLITCLALLLNLLMVIALMSLMGATMSLPGFAGLALSVGMSVDANVLINERIREELRAGVPPQAAIATGYDKASGTIFDSNMTALLAGVALWAFGTGPLQGFAMTMIIGILTSVFTAVTVSRGIATLLYGGRRKLKSIAI, from the coding sequence ATGCTGACCTTCGCGCGCTGGAAATACTTCGCCATTGTGGCGGTCCTGATCCTCAGCGTGATTTACGCGCTGCCCAACGCCTATCCGCAGGATCCTTCGGTCCAGGTGTCCGCCGCCAAGGCCGGCACCACCGCCATCGACGCGCCGCTGGCCAAGCGGATCGAGGGCATCCTGGCCGAGGCCAAGATTCCGTCCAAGTCGATCAAGGTCGAAGAGCAGGGCAACTTGCTGGTGCGCCTGGCCGACACCGAACAACAGACCCGCGCCGCCGACTTGCTGCGCCCGCGCCTGGGCAGCGACTACGTGGTCGCGCTGAGCCTGGCCCCGACCGCGCCGAAGTGGCTGGAATCGCTGGCCGCCAAGCCGATGCCGCGCGGCCTGGACTTGCAGGGCGGCGTCCACTTCGTCATGCAGGTCGACCAGAACGCCGCGCTCGACAAGCGCCTGGACGCCTACGTCGAAGACATCCGCTCGACCCTGCGCGACGCCGGCGTGCCCTACACCTCGGTGGTGCGCCGCGGCAACGAAGCCCTGGTCGCCACGCTCGGCGTCAACGCCGACAAGGCCAAGGCCCAGCAGCGCCTGCGCGCCTCGTTCCCGAACCTGGGCCTGAGCCTCGACGGCCAGACCGTGACCCTGGACGTGCCGCAGTCCGAGCTCAACCGCATCTCGCTGGAAGCCATCGAGCAGAACCTCAACACCCTGCGCAACCGCATCAACGCCTTCGGCGTGGCCGAGCCGGTGATCCAGCGCCAGGGCACCGACCGCATCGTGATCCAGCTGCCGGGCCTGCAGGACACCGCCGAGGCCAAGCGCCAGATCGGCGCGACCGCGACCCTGGAGTTCCGCGCCGTGGTCGGCGACGAAGCCGCCGCCGCCGCCGCCGTGCGCGACCGCAGCGTGCCGCCGGACGCGCGCGTCTACTACACCGAGAACAAGGTCCCGCTGCTGCTGTCCAAGCGCCTGCTGGTGTCGGGCGATCAGCTGGTCAACGCCCAGCCGATGACCGATCCGCAGACTGGCCGCCAGGGCGTGTCGATCAACCTCAACAGCGTCGGCGGCCAGCGCATGCTCGACCACACGCTGGAGAACGTCGGCAAGCGCCTGGGCATCGTCTACGTCGAGCAGATCCCGACCACCTCCATCGTCGACGGCAAGGAAGTGCAGTCGATCCGCACCGACGAGCGCGTGATCAACTCCGCGACCATCCAGGGCGTGTTCGGCAAGAGCTTCCAGACCACCGGCCTGAGCGCGGAAGAGTCCAAGTCGCTGGCCAACCAGCTCAAGTCCGGCGCCCTGGCCGCGCCGATGGTGTTCGTCGAAGAACGCGTGGTCGGCCCGAGCCTGGGCGCGGAGAACGTCAAGCGCGGCACCACCGCGGTGCTGTACTCGTTCGTGTTCGCGCTGACCTTCTTCCTGATCTACTACCGCATGTTCGGCCTGATCACCTGTCTGGCGCTGCTGCTGAACCTGCTGATGGTGATCGCGCTGATGTCGCTGATGGGCGCCACGATGAGCTTGCCGGGCTTCGCCGGCCTGGCCTTGTCGGTGGGCATGTCGGTGGACGCCAACGTGCTGATCAACGAACGCATACGCGAGGAATTGCGCGCCGGGGTGCCGCCGCAGGCGGCGATCGCCACCGGCTACGACAAGGCCTCCGGCACCATCTTCGACTCCAACATGACCGCGCTGCTCGCCGGCGTCGCGTTGTGGGCGTTCGGCACCGGCCCGCTGCAGGGCTTCGCGATGACCATGATCATCGGCATCCTGACCTCGGTGTTCACCGCGGTCACCGTGTCGCGCGGCATCGCCACCCTGCTGTACGGCGGCCGCCGCAAGCTCAAGTCCATCGCGATCTGA